The genomic window AACATTTCAGTCAGTACCTGTTTGACCAAGCTATCCTTTTTCTAAATACCAGGTACCTAATATGAACTTGTAATCTTTAGGGGTATTTTGTAATTTAGAAAATCTGTGAAAATATTATGCACATTAAAGGCATTACCTTTTGCATACTTACATTGCAAACTCTGCATTTAACACTTTCCTCGCAGTTAAAAGCAAGCACTGTCTTCTTATCTTGAACTTGTACATCAGGAAAGTGAGATGCCTTAGATATCCCTGGAGCCTAAACAAAATCCACAGGAAGCCTAATTGCTAGAGGAGGGCATGCATTCCACACCCTAGTTCtatgaattaaaatgtaaaatcagaTGTATTTTGTTAGTGACTTCTCTTTCAATGTCCCGTGGCTAGAAATTTATTAGAATTCTGTGCACTGAATGATTAGCCtgggaaagaaaataagtgagaaaTATGCCCTTGAAAGACAGGAGTGTGTGCTTGGGCCAGGCTGGAGGATGGCCCCAGGGTTCAGAGAGAAATTCCAGAGGCTCCAGGGCacaactccagcctggcagattGCAGAAGGTGACTGGATGTGAGCGTTTCCCTTACCCAAAAAGTAGAAAAGCAATCCACGCTCAGACCCTCAATGTCTGAGCTACTCCAAAGGGGCCGGCTCTTCATATGAAGAAGATAATTTGGAAGGGGGTCATTTCATTTAACTTGAATAACACCCATTAAATGCTTCaatgcattaaaaagaaaataagactgaGCTTCTGTTCAAGAAGCTCTACACCTGTAAGTCACAAACACCTCAGCATCCATCAGTCACAGGAAAGGGTAAGGTCACTGAGCACCTCAAGTGGGAGAGGGCACTTAAATCAAACTTCCTCTTTCCAGGGAATGTCCTGGAGCGGAGGGAAGAGTGCAGGCTCCAGGTCCTGATAGCCACACCGCTCTCAAGCTGTGGAACCTCGACACGGTCTGTCAATGCCTCTGAAAATCAGCTCCTTTATGTGCAAAATGAGATGTGAATTAGCTCGATTTAACTATTCCACAATGTGTACACATTTCAAAACGTCATGTGGTACACAATTACATACAgcttttgtcaatttaaaaatatatttaagaattatttttaaacgtttaatacaaaatataaatgttttaaataaaaaagtaatggcCCTCACGTAGCTGTGTGTGACCACTGAGAACCACGCGCAGAGCAGCTAGTACTGAGGAAaatgttctctcctcttctctcccgcATCCCCTTCCATCGTCCCCACCCGGACCTGCCTCGCTGCCACCACCCACCCACATGCTCAGCAGTTTTCTCCAGGGCAGCCCTGACTACAGAAATAAGCAGGTGATTGGAAGATGGGTCCAGGAGGAAGAACACTGGAAGCGGATTCTTAAAATCTTTGTTCAATACCCAAAGCTGTTTTCAGTTTCAAGCTTCTTCTTACCTCAGGACACTTACACATGCTGTTCCCTTCACGCAGGAAGCTCTTGCTGCCCCTCTGATAAGGGCATCATATTCTACTATTATACACATaagtataatataaatgaaatataaattatgctataccataaatataaaataacaaatgttatttattctctgaagctttttctttttctttctttctttcttttttttttttttttttttttttttttttttgagatagagtctggatctgtcacccaggctggagtacagtggcacaatctcggctcattgcaagctccgcctcccaggttcacaccattctcctgcctcagccttccgagtagctgggactacaggcccccgccaccatgccaggctaattttctgtatttttgtagagacagggtttcagtgtgttagccaggatggtctcgatcacctgaccttgtgatctgcccgcctcagcctcccgaagtgctgggattacaggcatgagccaccgcgcccggcctcttctctGAAGCGTTTTCTAAACTCCTCTGCTGCCCCCAATTCTTTGGATGCCCCGGGAAAACCCAGCTTGCATGGGATCAGAGGTACTTTGTAGCTGGGGAGTAAGGGACCAGGTCCCTTTCCAGTCTCCAGCCAGGGCTGAAGCGCTTCTCTGAGCAGGAGCTGCCAGCAGGCAGGGAGGAATCTGTTGTGCAAACATTTGTGTCCACCTGCCTGATGGTGCTACTAAGATCTGGAAAGTGGGCCACGTTCAGGTAAAAAGCAAAggtttttgggttccatatgtgTCTCTTCATAGGATGTATATAGATATGCTGAACGAGCTTGCCCCAGACGTACCCATTTCCAAACACAGTGGGCACTTTTTGTGAGCAAAGAGGATCTGTGGAGCAAAGAGCACTGGCTTTGAAGAGGGACAGACCTAGGTTCAAATGCCAGCTCTTCCATTTGCAGTGATGGCCACAAGCAGATTCTCTctctagtttcctcatctgaacagTGAGTGGAGACAGAGCTGTAGTGAGCGTCAGATGGGACAGTGTGTAAAGCATGCCCGGCACACGCTGGGTGCTCGATAGATGGCAGAGGCACTTGCTATTCTGTGAGGAAGGATGGAAAGAGCACACTGTTTGCTGGGTGTGGGCCATTTGTCATGCATGAGGCTTAGCACTTATTGACGATGCTCAtcttacacatgcacacaactgGGAAGTAACTGTTAAAGGatagtttttaaagaaagctaAAATAATGAATCAcgttcaaatataaaatgaacatgtatcaaatatttcatttaacttaTACATAAGGAAAAAACTAGTAAGATATTACAACTGAGTCCAAAGAAAATTGTCAAAACACATCAATGAAAAAATCAATTGATATTCGTAGGTATAGCAATTGCATTCCACTCCACAAAATTTATTTGGATTTCTCTGTTATGAATCATTTTCATTACTATACTTTTTCTATAATTTACAAAATTGTCAAATAGCTCAAAGACAGTGAAAAGGGCAAGCTTTAAAATCAGATAATTTGGAAGAGTTACCAGATATCCTTTTTGgttttgtctaattcaaaattttccctgatgttttctggcataactattattattcctatttgcAGCTGAGGAAACAGATTCAAAATACAAGTGTGTGTGACGCATCTacagtcaccaaaaaaaaaaaaaaaaaagtgtaaatggCAGTGTCTACATGCAAATTCATCTTTCTATCACTCCAAAGCTAAAGTGGCTTTATTTAAAGAACTGAGATGTGCTTTACTTGTATGTTTCAGGGGATGAACAATCAATACGTCCGTCGAGAAGTCTTCTGCTGTGAAACTTGTCATGAGCTCAAAAGCTTCTGGGAAAAAGAAATTAGTAAACAGACTTTTTACCGAGAACTGGAGGAAGATCGTCAGGAAAGAAGCGCCCTGAAAAAGTATGTGAATTGTTTctctattattacttttaaagtgGATTTCCCAGAGATATGCCAGATACGAAGATGGAGGTAGGGAATTCTCTTTGGTACCCACTGCTGTAGGAATGTACATATGCTGGACATGAAAACGTGAACACTGTGCAGTGACAGGCGGAAATGCGAGCTCTCATGAGGAAATGGGAGTAAGGCTTGGAAGGAAGAAGTTCACTGTACTCACAGGTCCCAGACAGGGGGTCACACTTGCATGTCCCACAGGGCCAGAGGGGAAGCTCCCTGGTTTTGGTCAGGTGGGAGAAGAGCTAGTGGGAACTTCTCAGCCAGAGTCTTTATTGGGATTTCTATGAAAAAGGAAGGCAGTGCAGAGTGCATAATTCAGGATTGGCTAGTCTGAGTCATTCTGGCAGGATTTGGGCTACAGGGCTGGTTTCCAGTTGCCTGGTACCTGGCCCCAGGATAATCAAGGGCAGGGGAAATAGTGGCTCAGTGTATGAGAGTTAGACAAGGAGGTGGCTAGGGCTACAGACTTGAGATTGGTTGGTCTGGAGATTGGCCAAGCCTTTTGCTATCTCTAAAATAGGCCTTGTCCTAGCAGGGGCAGTCTCTCCCTAGCCAGCAAACTTTGTAAGATGTCAAAACAtcataaaacacagaaaatacaaaacatcaccAATACATCCACTCATTCAGTCTTGCAAGTATACCAGGGTTTTTCCacctcagcactgttgacattcagggccagataattctttgttgtggagggTTGTTCTGTGCTAAGATGTTTATCAGCATCCTTGGCCTCAAAACATTAGCTATCTGTAAGATCTCCACACACATTGTGAGAAACAAGGCCACCTGGAGGGCAAAGTCATCCCTGATTGAGAATCAATGGCTTACAGATATGGAcaagactttttaaatataaaaaatgaacttATGTTATTTATGTCTTGATAAACTAAAACAATCTATTTGCCACCTTTCTCTGTTACAATCTTTAGCACATGTGGTTACACTAAATTTCAGGGTTAGGTcaacaatatatgtatatgtgcgaAAAACTAGTTTAATAAAAATCCTTCATCTGGGATAACATGTATCAAGATTCTTGGGAGAAGGGTAATGTGGTCTTTCTCTCGCTGGCAAATGAACTTGTTGTTCTAGTCCAAGGAGTCTGCTGAGAGATGAAGGTTTGCTTATGTGGGAAGATGTGTCATGTGTGTCAACCTCAATCTGAATGCCAGGGCCAGCACCTACCCTCACACATCAAATGCCTTGGAGCAGAAGGATCAGCTCCATTCTTCTGGGCCTGTCCAGGTTCTCGGTCCCTAAAATGGGAGAGGCTAGCCAGGTTGTCTGTCTGCTAGGATGTCCACTCACAGGTGAAATGATAGTCCGTGTTCTCCACAGCAGAGCACCGTGATTCCAGGTTTCTGTGTCTGCCTAGTGCATGCTGGGCTGAAAACATGAGTAATTCACTTGTGTAAAATGCAAAgttaatttctaaaacaaaatcctTCCTTAAGCCCCAGAGAGGAGCCTCCTTCCATACCCAGCAAAGAGTTCTGCCAACATTCCAGCCACACTCCTGGTGGCCTAATGGGCCGAACTAGGCCTTCCTACATGCTAGAAGAGTCTCATGTTAGAGCATCCAATCCTGTAGATCCTCAGGGAAGTGAAGAGAGTCCGTTGTGTGGTCCCCACCATCTTCCGTCTCCCAGTCCTGGCCCGCTAGCCCACTGGAAGCCAGATCTCATCTTGAGCCCTGTGCTGTATCTTCCCTTCCAGAAAGCAAAACTTGcaatataatcttatttttgtcAAGATAgtaaaacttttatatattttatatatatatgtgtgtgtgggtatatatatatagtatgtaaagGAAAACGATTAGaagaaaatacactaaaataCTAAAAGTGGTTATTTTTGAATAATAGGATGGCAGatcgtctgtgtgtgtgtgttctcctAT from Macaca thibetana thibetana isolate TM-01 chromosome 15, ASM2454274v1, whole genome shotgun sequence includes these protein-coding regions:
- the FAM240B gene encoding protein FAM240B, which produces MNNQYVRREVFCCETCHELKSFWEKEISKQTFYRELEEDRQERSALKKLREEWRQRLERRLRMLDNPEEKEKPANTAD